One window of the Streptomyces asoensis genome contains the following:
- a CDS encoding antibiotic biosynthesis monooxygenase, which yields MFEEPVNASALPCVLDGVTSNPVTVTAAYRVVPGREADFHSWGWAMLGASARQPGFLGGGVLVDGEAEWHVVYRFATESTARAWEDSAARVEWDDRALGIARQTDRRSVRGSKAWFDSQTAAPKAPAPPSKWKLWFVNMSAVFPPVLLFNLIVLPYLGDLNPFIRTLLLCLCVTALVTWILMPRLQRFFKKWLYPPLQALRGRHKRRTA from the coding sequence ATGTTTGAAGAACCTGTGAACGCAAGCGCTCTCCCCTGCGTACTCGACGGTGTGACCAGTAATCCCGTCACCGTCACCGCCGCATATCGCGTGGTGCCGGGCCGCGAGGCCGACTTCCACTCCTGGGGGTGGGCCATGCTGGGCGCGAGCGCACGGCAACCCGGCTTCCTGGGGGGCGGTGTACTTGTCGATGGAGAGGCGGAGTGGCATGTGGTCTATCGCTTCGCGACCGAAAGCACGGCCCGGGCCTGGGAAGACTCGGCCGCCCGGGTGGAGTGGGACGACCGGGCGCTGGGCATCGCCCGGCAGACGGACCGCAGAAGCGTGCGGGGCTCCAAGGCCTGGTTCGACTCCCAGACCGCCGCACCCAAGGCGCCGGCCCCGCCGTCGAAATGGAAGTTATGGTTCGTGAATATGAGCGCGGTTTTCCCGCCCGTGCTCCTCTTCAATCTGATCGTGCTTCCCTATCTCGGTGACCTCAATCCGTTCATTCGTACGCTACTGCTCTGCCTGTGCGTGACGGCCCTTGTCACCTGGATTCTCATGCCTCGCCTTCAGCGTTTCTTCAAGAAATGGCTGTATCCACCGCTCCAGGCGCTTCGCGGACGGCATAAAAGACGGACCGCGTAG